In a genomic window of Bacteroidota bacterium:
- a CDS encoding WYL domain-containing protein, with protein sequence MSFNKNALIRYHTLDKCFRNPGKMYFWDDLLENCNTAIQDLEPNQKGIRRRQLFLDIRFMESEQGWSIPLERLRFGRKVYYRYYDISFSIKNQPLNEIEAMQIKSALLILSRFKGMPQFEWINEIIARIEQSISIKQDSQSVISFDSNDYLKGIHYLGDFFNAIIYKEVLKISYKLFTSDEQKEFEIHPYYIKQYNNRWFLFGLNPSYNELTNLALDRIENFSKLNKTYIENEKYDFEEYFEDIIGVSIPPKAKLTKIDIKISQTLAPYIKTKPLHGSQKKIKDDKNELIISIEIIPNYEFEQLILSFGNQVEILNPQNIKEEIKSRLKKALSNY encoded by the coding sequence ATGTCATTTAATAAGAACGCTCTAATAAGATATCATACTTTGGATAAATGTTTTAGAAATCCTGGCAAAATGTACTTCTGGGATGATTTATTAGAAAACTGTAACACGGCAATTCAAGACCTTGAACCAAATCAAAAAGGAATTCGTAGAAGGCAATTATTTCTTGACATACGATTTATGGAAAGTGAGCAAGGCTGGTCAATACCATTGGAAAGACTTAGATTTGGTAGAAAGGTTTATTATCGCTATTACGATATTTCATTTTCAATAAAAAATCAACCACTAAATGAAATTGAAGCAATGCAAATAAAATCGGCATTACTAATACTTTCGCGTTTTAAAGGTATGCCACAATTTGAGTGGATAAATGAAATAATTGCCAGAATTGAACAAAGCATTTCCATTAAACAAGATTCACAAAGTGTAATTAGTTTTGACTCAAATGATTATTTAAAAGGAATTCATTATTTAGGCGATTTTTTCAATGCTATTATTTACAAGGAAGTTCTTAAAATATCATATAAACTTTTTACGAGTGATGAACAAAAAGAATTTGAAATTCATCCGTATTACATAAAGCAATATAATAATCGTTGGTTTCTTTTTGGTTTAAATCCTTCATACAATGAACTTACAAACCTTGCTCTTGATAGAATTGAAAACTTTTCGAAACTTAATAAAACATATATTGAGAATGAGAAATACGATTTTGAAGAATATTTTGAAGATATTATTGGTGTGAGCATTCCTCCTAAAGCTAAACTTACAAAAATTGATATTAAAATTTCTCAAACTTTAGCACCTTACATAAAAACAAAACCATTGCATGGTTCTCAAAAGAAAATTAAAGATGATAAAAACGAATTAATTATTTCAATTGAAATTATTCCAAATTACGAGTTTGAACAACTAATACTTTCTTTTGGTAATCAAGTAGAAATATTAAATCCCCAAAATATCAAAGAAGAAATTAAGTCCCGTTTAAAAAAAGCACTTAGCAATTATTAA
- a CDS encoding gliding motility-associated C-terminal domain-containing protein: AVRNSDGQVSYSNTVCIETPFNIFVPTAFTPNGDGLNDEVVIKGSFIVHFTMQIFSRWGELLFETEDITDRWDGTYKGELCPEGEYYLYIYSRGTLYQHEKYKGTIMLLRN; encoded by the coding sequence CAGCAGTTAGAAATAGTGATGGACAAGTCAGCTATTCAAATACAGTGTGCATAGAAACACCTTTCAATATTTTTGTTCCTACAGCTTTTACTCCTAATGGTGACGGACTTAATGATGAGGTAGTTATCAAAGGCTCTTTTATTGTTCATTTTACAATGCAAATATTTTCAAGGTGGGGAGAATTGCTATTTGAAACAGAAGATATTACAGACCGCTGGGATGGCACCTACAAAGGAGAACTTTGTCCCGAAGGAGAATACTACCTTTATATTTATTCAAGAGGCACTCTTTATCAACATGAAAAATACAAAGGAACGATTATGTTGTTAAGGAATTAG